A single Methanocaldococcus bathoardescens DNA region contains:
- a CDS encoding 50S ribosomal protein L18e, whose amino-acid sequence MRKITATNPRLIKLIEMLKQESYKNQAKIWKDIARRLAKPRRRRAEVNLSKINRYTKEGDVVLVPGKVLGAGKLEHKVVVAAFAFSETAKKLIKEAGGEAITIEELIKRNPKGSNVKIMA is encoded by the coding sequence ATGAGAAAGATAACAGCTACAAATCCAAGATTAATTAAATTAATTGAGATGTTAAAGCAAGAAAGTTATAAAAATCAGGCAAAGATTTGGAAGGATATAGCAAGAAGGTTAGCAAAACCAAGAAGAAGAAGAGCTGAGGTAAACTTAAGTAAGATAAACAGATACACAAAAGAAGGAGATGTCGTTTTAGTTCCTGGTAAAGTTTTAGGAGCTGGAAAATTAGAGCATAAGGTTGTTGTCGCAGCATTTGCATTCTCAGAAACAGCTAAGAAATTAATTAAAGAAGCTGGAGGAGAAGCAATAACAATTGAAGAATTAATAAAAAGAAATCCAAAAGGTTCAAATGTTAAAATTATGGCATAA
- a CDS encoding DNA-directed RNA polymerase subunit K — protein MKLTKFEIARILGARSLQISNGAYATIETKCDSSLKIAYEEIKQGKVPLKPIRPIKA, from the coding sequence TTGAAATTAACAAAATTTGAAATTGCGAGAATATTGGGGGCAAGAAGTTTGCAGATATCAAATGGAGCTTATGCAACAATAGAAACAAAATGTGATAGCTCATTAAAAATAGCTTATGAAGAAATTAAACAAGGAAAAGTTCCATTAAAACCAATTAGACCAATAAAGGCATAA
- a CDS encoding DNA-directed RNA polymerase subunit N — translation MMFPIRCFSCGNVIAEVFEEYKERILKGENPKDVLDDLGIKKYCCRRMFVSYRISEDGKEIIDEIIAHDEKLL, via the coding sequence ATGATGTTTCCTATAAGATGCTTTTCTTGTGGTAATGTTATTGCTGAGGTTTTTGAAGAGTATAAAGAAAGAATTTTAAAAGGGGAGAATCCAAAAGATGTTTTAGATGACTTAGGAATTAAAAAATATTGCTGTAGAAGAATGTTTGTTTCTTACAGAATAAGTGAGGATGGAAAAGAGATTATTGATGAGATAATAGCTCATGATGAAAAGCTTTTATAA
- the rplM gene encoding 50S ribosomal protein L13, with translation MTVIDAEGAILGRLASEVAKRVLRGEEIVIVNAEKVIITGNKDWIIKTYQEEREKKNVANPRRFGPKFPRRPDDILRRTIRKMLPYKKPKGREAFKRVKVYVGNPKNLTVDEKISHKLNTTKYITLAELSKHLGAKF, from the coding sequence ATGACAGTAATAGATGCTGAAGGAGCGATATTGGGAAGATTAGCTTCAGAAGTAGCAAAAAGAGTTTTGAGAGGAGAAGAGATTGTTATTGTAAATGCTGAGAAAGTTATTATAACAGGTAACAAGGATTGGATTATAAAAACCTACCAAGAGGAAAGAGAGAAGAAAAACGTTGCTAACCCAAGAAGATTTGGGCCTAAATTCCCAAGAAGACCAGATGATATATTAAGAAGAACAATTAGAAAAATGCTCCCATACAAAAAACCAAAAGGAAGAGAGGCATTTAAGAGAGTCAAAGTTTATGTTGGAAATCCTAAAAACTTAACAGTTGATGAAAAAATAAGCCACAAATTAAACACCACCAAATACATAACATTAGCTGAGTTAAGTAAACACTTAGGAGCGAAGTTCTGA
- a CDS encoding 30S ribosomal protein S9, whose amino-acid sequence MGKIVITVGKRKRAIARAVAREGKGRIRINKIPIELIEPKYKRMKLMEPILLAGEEVISQMDIDVTVKGGGVMGQMDAARTAIGKAIVEFTGSKELRDKFLAYDRTLLVSDARRTEPHKPSRSTKGPRAKRQKSYR is encoded by the coding sequence ATGGGAAAGATTGTTATAACAGTTGGTAAAAGAAAAAGAGCTATTGCGAGAGCAGTTGCAAGAGAGGGGAAAGGAAGAATAAGAATAAACAAAATACCAATTGAGTTAATTGAGCCTAAATATAAAAGAATGAAGTTAATGGAGCCAATTTTATTAGCTGGAGAAGAAGTTATCAGTCAAATGGATATTGATGTTACAGTTAAAGGCGGAGGAGTAATGGGGCAGATGGATGCTGCAAGAACAGCTATTGGTAAAGCTATTGTTGAATTTACAGGTAGCAAAGAGTTGAGAGATAAGTTCTTAGCTTACGACAGAACATTGTTAGTTAGCGATGCAAGAAGAACCGAGCCACACAAACCAAGTAGATCTACAAAAGGGCCAAGAGCAAAGAGACAAAAGTCATACAGATAA